The genomic region TTTCATTACTTTGGATAAATGGGATTAactgggtatttatttatttatttatttatgcatgcatgcatgctttcaAGGATTGGGTCTTTTCTCCTGTGGAAATATGCTTTTCATTGTGTAGGCGTTTGTGTGTAATCTTATCTAGAATACACAAGAAACTCATCTTCTAGGGTGATGGATGCTTTAAAGCATTTAGGATGCTGTTGGTGGTAGTAGTAGGCGTATTATACTATCTTTCTTCCAACAAACTATCGGAAGTTTTCCATTTTATCTCCAAAGCCCTAAAAGGGATCACCTTGTGTGCTTCTTCACCAatcaggatttgaactcaggtctatCTGATCAAAATCTAGCCCTCAATCCACTACAATTTATttctcctttctcttggcttGTCATAGGAGCCAGCTTCTtagattaataaaataaaataaaatatttgagaggaccAGCCCCCTTCCCCTAAatttatgggcattgccattcaaatggtatgcatgGACCGCATCATGTGATTGGTTAGAtgtggcttacctgcccccccatattttatttaagttggcaccccatGGCTTGTTTTACATTGGAAGGAGAGACTAACTTCTGATTATATCATTAGGATTCCTGACTCTGAACTGTGTATCGTTTTCATAGTAGGACACTTTAATAGATGGGTACTCCAATAAAAGCTTCCTATTTTGTATTAAATCTATTGAAAATTAACAGTTTTCTAATAAATTATAGATCCTTCCTTCAGTGAATTGTTGTTTGTGGTAAAAAAAATAAGCATTTCTCCTCCAGTACTTTTGAGTGTCACACACTCAGTGTCCCCCCATTACAAAACTTTTGCCAGGTCACGATCATTGTACTGTACTGATGAACCAGTGCATTGTAAGCTGATCTGTCAAACCAAACACTTGCCTTAGCTTGTTAACATGCTCTAAATCTTTCATTAATGAAATCAGCTAGACCTCCAGACACTCAGAAGACTTCCTCTCCTCTGCTACCATGATGGATGAGATCCTAGAAATCGAGTGGCTGTAGCTCTTGGAGGTGTCATTtcaaaggaggaagaaaacaatatttatttctaTGAAAGTAATAGAAAGATTCTATTTAATGTATGCATTATCTTGATCGGAATTTTCTTTATTACAGAGTATTATTTTAGAAAATGAAGAGCTTCCCAAAATTTTCCTTGACTTCCTCAGCATCCGtcattttccttctctcccaaAAGCAGAAAGCTGTGGGTAAGGCTTTTTCTTAGAAATCTCAAAATACAGCGTACAAGTCCCCACTGTAGAAGTAGTTCTACACTCTGGTACAACTCCACTGTCTGAAAATAGTCACTGCTAATTTACAAAATGAGTTTCATATTATGGTTGCACTtgcatttgattaaaaaaaaatcagcattccAGTGGCTGTTTCATAGATGAAGCATGGAAACAAGTGAAACTTGTATTTGTTTATTGTCTTGCCTGCGGCAGAGCATTTGACTTAATAGAAGAGAATAAGAAGCTCTTAACATCAGAGTTTGGATTACCCCAAATAGTGTTTTGTCCTAGGCACAGGAGTTTTCCCCCGAGTATGTAGCTCTCCTGATTAAAATAGGTTTTAAGTGGAAGGAGTAATGTGCTGTTTAAAATGGGACCACTGCACAAGTCAGAGTGCATGATCTCTGCAGCAGGATGCAACAAAATAAGGAATGAATTTTGGACAACCAGCTGCCGGGGAGCTTTATTGTTAAGATAGCATAAAAGACCATTAACATTATAATGGCACTGCTTTGTACCCTCAAAGAAgattcattgaaatgaatgggtttGACCAACATAGGACCATTATTTTAAATGGTTCTACTCTGGGTATAACTTGGTTGCATGCAAGCCGACTAGAAAAAATTAATTTACCTTGTTTattacttttgcttttgtttaatgAGGATCTTTTCTTAAGAATGTAATGCTTGGGAGTTTCAGGTGTGTCCGGCGTAACCTATTTTGTATGTATTATATTTCAGCTCTTTTGAAGAAATAGAATCTGAAGAATCAAGGTAAGCTGTTGCCACTTCAGTTTCCAATTGAGAAATATATTGTTCCTATTTTAAAATGTGAGATCAATAGAATAATTGAGCATGTTTTAAAAACCATGTTATCTGCTGTTTCTTGCATTAATAAAACTTTTAACTGGTCCAAGGTGATTATGCAATTTCAGACTGACCAAATACTCAAAGGCAGTCTAGCAGGTAAAACAAATTAATGCTTaagtgttaaaaataaaaagacattgTGAGTTGTTGACATCTACAGTATTCAACTCCTCACTTTAGAATTGGATCATTCCAGCATGTGTGTTTTTTAGGACAGGATTACTAGGTTCGATTGCTagggagtgagtcccattgaactctgtttgatttgcttctgaataaatatgcttaGTATTGAGTAAAATGTGACCTAATCTATAATGAGCTTTATTCCTtgaatatgtttttttttcttttacaataaAATTGGTTTGTATAAGCAAAGATTCTACCTAACCAGCTCTGTATATCAGCTCACTTTATCAAAGCTAGTTTGTAGTGCATTCAGTTTACTGTCCCTTGATGCTGACATTCCTGTTCTTGACCTTTCTAGCAAACTGTCCCACCAGCCTGTGCTGTTGTTCCTAAGGGATCCATATGTCTTGCCTGCAGCCAATGGTAATCAAAGCTGTCATCTGTTAACAGCTCTTTACTGATCTGACCCTATACCACACAAACCACATTCTTATTAATACATGCTGAGCCCCAGTTCTAATAAATTTGCAATATATCAGTTTTAAAGCTATTTAAAATCATAGCTGGGAACCAAGGCTTTTGTGAAAAGAGAAACAACACCCTTAGCAACTGAAAAGGAgagaatttaatttttaaaatgctaacatCTTAATCCTAGGTTATATCCTGCATCAATTTTgaaatatgtgttgttgttgttgttgttgtttagtcatttagtcgtgtccgaatctccgtgaccccatggaccagagcacgccaggcactgctgtGTTCTAATGTGTTAGGTGATGTTTAATAGATGATAATATTTCAGTAGGTATCATGCCAAGAATTAGTATTTCCCAACCTGATACCTTCCAAATGTTTCAGAGTACAAGACctttctagtccaaaacatcagaagGGAAGCCTTACTTAGTTCAAAGGATGTGAAGTGTAGCTGGACTGACTTAATTATGTGTAGACTCAAACTACgcatgatataataataataataataataataataataataataataataataataagtagtagtagtagtagtagtagtagtagtagtagtagtaatatatggcatccatctgactgggttccaacaaattaaaacacagtaagacatcaaacattaaaaactttcctaaacagggctgccttcagatgtcttctaaaagttagattgttgtttatttccttgacatctgatgggaaggtgttccagagggcaggtgccactactgagaaggccctctgcctcgttccctgtaacctcacttctcacagtgagggaaccgccagaaggccctcggagtggatctctgtgtccgggctgaacgatgcgggtggagacactccttcagatatgcagggccaaagccgtttagggctttaaaggtcagcgccaacactttgaattgtgctcggaattgATGAAAGAGTTCTGTGACTGGAAATTCTGAAgtctttgaattaaaaaaaaattaaaaatcacatGCAGCTGAGCCTGAGCTGGATCACAGTATGATCTGGAAGAAGGGGGTATTCTATAAGGATGTGAATTCTATTGCCACCCAGTTAttattggaccacagctcccatcattcctggccattggccttgTTGGGGTTGAAGGGTGTTGgcgtcaaacaacatctggaggaccatatgttctccacctctgctttaGGCTCACACTGATCCCTAGTCACTTCACTTCCAAAAGCTGCTATTATTTGTGGAGGCTTAAGCCCCTTGCAGTTTCTTCTCTGTGGCTAATAGCAGCTTTGGAGAGCAGGGGCTTGCAGACAGCTTGGTTCAGGGCTGCAGCATGGGAATAAAAGAGGTCTACCATGGGAGAGAGGGGAAGTTCAAGTCAGTCGCTCTTGCtttttgtaaaatgaaaagaTACCAACAGTTCCACTGTCTGAACTTCTGCATCCGATATCGTTATATCCTGACTGCATAGAATCAGCACAAACAACCCAAGAGCAATTAATATAtgaagcaaaaatatatataattgcaaTAGTTATTCACTGGTTTTGTTTGGCAGGGACAATATTAGTGAGGCAGGATGTTGGTTGGATTATATCCTCTGAAATTCTTAGCAACTTCTCGTTAGTATCACATTGTGATGAAGCTAATTTGTGAGATTGTATGAAGTAGAACATAATTTTCCTTGGGAGAAATCAAGTACATCTATCCTGTATTGGAAAAGGTCAGTGTCAACGTATGTCTAATTCTTCACAGAAGCAGCCTTTTGTAACTAATTGCTTCCAGTTTTGCTTCTCTATTTATACACAGCCCAAATGTTTTGCTAACTCTTAAAATGGTTCAATCTATGTTACACTTCAACTGTGATGGATAACTCTTGTGTTTTTGTTGCTAACCCAAGGGTGGTCCAATGGTCAGTGCTGCTAACATGGTTATGCAAATTACCTACCAGCTTCGTTAGCTGGGAGTCTGAATCCTCACCCACATACCCCAATCCCCATAGTCAATGAAAAGTGGGGTGTCCCTATGTTCTTACTCCACAGCtcttcaaagtacagtggtacctcgggttaagaacttaattcattctggaggtccgttcttaacctgaaactgttcttaacctgagataccactttagctaatggggcctcctgctgccactgcgccgccaccgcacgatttctgttctcatcctgaagcaaagttcttaacccgaggtactatttctgggttagtggagtgtgtaacctgaagcatctgtaacacgaggtaccactgtagcaatGTAGGTGTGCAGAGCACTGCTGCTGGGTGCGGCCTCGGTACTCATAAGCTTAAGCAGTTTTCTTTCTGTTTGATAATAATGTAAGAATGTTGCCACATAGCCCCCACTAGATTTGCAGTACCGTATCACAATCTTGGATTTGTAAACAGTGAGGTTAGAGTAGAGGAGCAAAAGTGAAGGCACAACAGCAGTGCCCCTGACATGGGATTGAGACGGGAAAGACACTGAAAGAGGAAAAGTGGTGGTTTAAAAAATGCCAATGTTTGAGTAAAGCAGAGATGGAGGAAACTGAGAACGTGACATTTTTAGACGATGGCAGGTTTGGTGTGGGGGGAGTCAGAGTTTAAAACAAGCTGTGAGTGCAGCGGGAATAGAGTTTGGAGGTCAGTTGTGTTAGCTTTTAGATGTTAGTTTCTTTTGTGCCCATCTGTGCTGTTTCTCCTTCTTAAAATTGGTGTGCTTTTTAAGTGTTCCATCATACCACCTTTACTCAGATTTCTGCTCTTGTTTATAACCACCACTTTCCTCTCAGTGTCTCTCCATCCGTTTTACTCAAACCTctgtcatttaaaacagccacttttTCCCTTTCAGCATTTCTCCCTTCTTGCTGTActcaagcttctctctctcccattcctcagctgcttcgtgtgagagagataaaggatttggagccctcaaatattccagagtaccttcacacaatgcatttcaCTCCTGGAACCAAGTGTTGTCTGAAGTTCCAGATTCAATGTAGTAATTTAGAACAGATACTTTTTTAACAAGCAAACACCCATCTATATACAACATCTGACCACTGAACTTTACCTTCTCTAACTGAACAAGCTAACAGGCTTGCTCTTAAAACTGTAGTCATCTTAAATATGCAGTAACATATATCACCATGGGGTGTGTGCccaaagggggctgcagaattAGGCAAGAGTGGGGGAAGGAGTGGAAATGGGGGTGATCTGTCTGCAAGGGTTGAGAAAAGTAAGGAGGGGTGTAGGAAAATGTGTGAAAGTGTAAAGGGGGGTGCCAAAAGGGAAGGCATAGGAGGCATGGAAATGGGAGTGAAGATGGAAGCAAGGACATGAAAGGAGTAGGAGAGGTGCAATGTATGGGAGAAGGAAAATGCAGGAAGTTACGGTACCCAGAAAGTGGTTTATGTGCAGCGGGTTTGCACAAGAGGAGGAAGTATGGACATGGCAGTGAAGGTGAAAACGAATGCAAAGCAGGGCTGTCAAATAGAAGAAAAGGCTTCAGAAACAGTTTCAAAAGTGATCTTAGCAGTTTCATGGTGTGGGAATAAATTCTAAGCGGTTAATGTGGGGATTAATGGCAAGGGGGCTGGCAAGCAGGGGGCAGCCCCTAGTTCTGCAGGTCAGACAAGTGTTTGTGAAATTCAAGAGCTGATTTTAAAAACTGATGAAtagtattgtaattttatgttgtgaactgccctgagatctacagatgaagggtagtacaacaacaacaacaacaacaacaacaccacaaaagtTTGGCTTATGTTGAACATTTACAGCAGTCAAAACCCCTGTACTGTAATAATGGATCAGCATTTGTTAAATAACTTACTTAAGTCTTACTGTATTTAGTTTCTTCACAATGCTTTGTTTGTGTCTGCTTAGAGTAAACTGGAGAAAATGCTATGGACTTGTAGAATAAATGTGCTTTAATCACATCTATGCATTTCTTCTCTGCAAGTCTCCTAACGTTAGCTTATCTTATTATGATGATTAGCATCCTTTGTTTTTAGGAATACTATTCCTTTGGAACTTATTGCAAGAATCTGTCCCTTTACAATGACTAGATGCTTTAAGGATGCTTATGTGATGGCATCAGCCTCTTCCAGTCAACTTGGACTAAACAGTGCTGTAAACTACAATGGAAAAACTGCTGTGAAGTATTCCCAGTAGAAATCTTGAAATTCCTTCAAGTGTATTGAGATTTTGTTAGAAATTGAATTGCCAGTGTAATCCATCTTCCTTGTGAGAAAAGATTCAGATAAAGAGCTGGAGCCTAGCAGCATTAAGTATTAGAACATCCCTTTAAATCAATAAGCTACAAATCTGGCAGTGCATTCAGGCAATGCCCAGTGCTACACTAAAGTGGGTTTAGTGCTGAAACAGCATTACTAATAGCACAATCCTGAGCATGGATAAACATGGTGGTGATGCAATATCCTAAATTACACTGGGCCTTGCCTTGTTAAGTTCTACAAAAACATTTATATTGTATTGACATATGTAAGAAAgcagtttttcttccttcctttttttccagATGACTTTCCAAACGTAGTTATTGAAGGTGTTCTCCGCGGATTGTTTTATCCTCATCTACAGCCCAGGTAGAAAATGGGTTTGGATGGATAGTAACTGAAATAAACTCGTCCTCTTCCTGGAACTACACATTTTTAGTAAAACTCGTAAGACAACAGAATGTGGTCACAGTGGAGATGATATTCAATGATGGaacatttccccttttaaaattaatttagtgTATCACTAATATTGCTGCTTAAAAAATTATGAATGGAGAAAACGCTACTGTTGAATCTGTCTACCCAACTCCAAATGTTTAAAAAGCTGACATTACACTAACAATTTTCATcatgtattgatttttttaaataataaattactacacTAAGCCTTTTGTCTCAGTGTAGTATCCACTGCTGGCAGTGGGTACATAGGGCAACTTATAACAAAGGCAAGaccaaaaaaaatgttaagaaaatTACTGCCAAAACTTGAAATGCAATCCTAGCTTATCATTATCAGTATTTCAGATGTGATTATATCATATCTATATTATCTTAAGTATGACTTAAATTTACTTCAGGACCCTGGCAACAAACCTTGTGCTTCCAGCCAATACACTCTGTTTGGTGAGCATAACTTTCCCATGTTAATTAACTTGTACCATTATGTAACAGGAAGCAGACAGAACATGATGGGTAAAAATAATCAGCTAATAAATACTCAGAAGTCAATTGTCTAAGTGAACCATATGCATATGTTTCACAAGATGTCAGaacccaaaataaaacattggcATTACATTGCATACGTTAGCGTTTGACGTGCATCTATTTCCGGTCTAATTCTAGTGTTTGTTCATAGCAACCTACTCAGTTGAATTCTTTTGTCAATGCTTGCTGTTCTATTAGTCTGGTGGTTGTGTTAGTTATGAAGGAATCACAGCTTGTGGTCAGTTTCTAAACAGGACAGCCTCAAACCATGGATTATGCCCCAGAGTGTATACCAAACCAGATTTTAAACTATCTGATTCATAACTAATACTAAACCACGTCTTTGAAAGTGAAAGTAACCCTGCATCAGGAGTCCGAATGCTCTGCAGAGCAAGGGGAGCACCACACAAGCCCAGCATTTTTCTCAAGACCCCTTCTACTTCATCCCCAAAGTAGCTAATCAAGGTTTAACATTACAGTACATACAAATGCAGCAAATGAAAATACTTTTACATCTTTATACTGATGCGTGGCAAACAGGGCAATATGTTCAAAAAACAAGAATAGCTTTTTAACAGAAGTTTAATGTGTGTATAAAatatcaatacacaacagtgggTATATACTTATTTGCAACAGTAATACACTCACATTCTGCATATATTGAATttgaacaaatttaaaattcatcaTACATGCCGTAGGACCTGCACATGTCCATCATTTATGCAGGAAACCCCTGTTATAAAAAGGAATGGAAAGAAGAGTCCCAAATATTCTTTATATGAAAAGAGAGAACTGTGTCAGGTGCTTAAAGCAGAGAACATGTTTTAGAGCAGCAGGCTGAAGGAATGTGTTTTCCATTCACCACAAACTACTAAATGCTTTAGTATTTGCAGGATGAGATATTTTATAAAACCCTATAAGAAGATCTGTCCATAAGGTGGAACACTCGCATGACCAAAGAATGAGGGCGAGCTGTTAATAAAAGTAGCATATGAATAATCAAAGAGCAGGAAAATTACTGCCTTCAACCACTTAAGTCAATACAttcctaatccccccccccaataaaactaCTTCCTGGAAAGGCAATCAAGTAATTGTCTGGATTTAGCACCTAGATATTTCAATGCTACCTGTGAGGTTACCATGTTCTCTTGCAAAATAATCTTCAGATACCCCTGCCTGCGTTTAGCCAGAGGAGAAGCTGCTGCAGTTCCTTTGCTCACGTTGCCGTCAACTTCTCCAGTCATCTACTTCAACCACAAATGGTTCTTTTACGTCTATTTTTCCACTGTTAACAATCACACAGTCTTGAAGAGGGCGGTCGTCGTCATCTACCGGCTGAAGTTCTATGGCGTGCACCACtaactaaaagaagaagaaaaaactgacCTCTGATGTCAAACACAACATACTGTAGATGTGATATGTACTGCTGAGTTTACATTTTGTGGGATTTCTCTTAACTcctgcttatatatatatttttttgctctgtATCTCCCCACTAAGGTCACAATCAGTCTGCTTCTGTGCTTCTGATAGAAAATAGTAGGCTGCTTTGAAACCTAATTGTGGCATGGGGATGTTTCTGAAATGGGAAGTCACAGCTGGAGATAGTTGTAGACACTACCCCACAAAGTGCCCCACACACcacaattaggcttgaaaaaagcCTTCTATTGGCTACAGTAGAAAGCCATATTTCAGGCTTTATTTCAGGCAAGGCAGGAAATATAACCCTTGTTGGCACTGGGGGAGACCTCTGTGGGCACCATGAGCCTGCAGGCACTGCATTTGTGCCTCATCCCCTAGAAACTGTTTTAAGCATTTATGTCCCACATGTCAACGCTTTcagttttacatttaaaaaaaataaaatcaataataaacCGGAGCAGCATCTAAAAGCAattatttaaactttaaaagctgGAAACAGAAACACCTTCACCAGGTGCTAAAAAGATAATGTGGGCTTCCAGGCAGTTCCACTACCTAGGCCACCACAGAGGGGGAACCCGAAAATTCCATCAACGCACAGGCAAGCTGAAAAGGGGGCAAGTGTTCCTTTTGCTATGCAAGCCCTGTGCTTCCTAGGGCTTTAAAGGGAAGCACTAGCACTTTAAATTGTGCCAGATCACAGCCAGTGAAACACCAGCAAGATGTTTGCAGCAACTGACCGCAGCCAATAACCCGGCAACTCTGTTTTGAACCAGTTTCAGCTTCTGAACAGTCCTTCACAaggcagctccacatagagcaAATTACAGCAGTCTGTCCTGAAGATTACCAAAACATGAATACCAGTAGCCAGCTGCCTGGTGtgcattaatattttaattttgtttcaaatgtatttgctgtttttaatttgtttttaattgttcttgCTGCGCACCACCTGGAGACAGTTGTGTACAAGGTGATTaataaatccagtgcttttttctgggggagaatgcaggggtatgcatacccctaaacattttgtgaatctttgtacttttttccatttactgtatttcttttacctgatttgaactatagcatgatgattttcttgagtcaaaatgagagtacccctaaacttatttttagggggggaaatcactgaaTAAAtcgatggtggtggtgatattattattattattattattattattattattattattattatcattccccATTTTAGTGATGTGTACACATATATCATAATTAAGAATAGTCAGATAATTGCTAAGGGCCTATAAAGCAGAGGCTACACCAGAACTCATGTAGACAATTCTAGATaagcttttaaaacaaacagtaaTCCATACCCCACAGATGGCTAACCGGCCAGGGGTCACATAGACCCATGATTAAATCTCTGGAGGACACATGTCAAAGTGAGCctggccatttaaaaaaaatttaaaggacaCGTTTTTGGGGAACCTCATAAAAATGTTGTGGCAACACAGTCACTACAGGGTACCGATGGGAGCGGTCAATTAGAAACATTTCAAATGGACTGGTTTTACGAGTCCTTGCAGGgccacaaaaaaaaatccttttggcATCACAGTGGGGGACCTATGGGagcaatcatttttaaaaaatgtttattttaaaaataataattataaatggGGGCACAAAAAACCTATTGTGGGAGAGGGTGTGTCCCACAGGCCACAGGTTAGGCACTCTCTGCTATACCCACTGCTACCAACTAATGAACAAAGCTAGTATAGTTCTTTTTTACCTACCATTCCATCAATGACTTTCCCAAACACTACATGCTTTCCATCTAGCCAGCCAGGCCTTGTCACAGAAATGAAGAACTGGGAACCATTGGTATCTGGGCCAGCATTAGCCATACTGACCCATCCAATACCATAATGCTTCAGTTTAAAGTTTTCATCAGGAAACGTCTCTCCATAGATGCTCTTTCCTGGGAAACAAGACATCAGGTTCAGAAGaaacaatattttgtttaagacttttttTCTAAAAGGGTTTAAGATATAGGCCAATACCTGAATCTCCAGAACACCTTCAACTGTCTCAACCTCACCAATGCACCTAAATGGAACTTTCTAGATAGTCTGCTGAATCAGCTACCCGGAATCATGCTAACTGCAACAGTAAGAGCAATCCCAGCATGCAATGTAATTAGGCACTGACGGTGTTAATgcaccctcccccttccccagcactAACGAATTAAAAAAGTTCACTGAATCTGCAACTTGTGTACTATAGCAATAGGAGAAATCAGCTTGCATCTCTTTGATGATACCTTTCTAGACATTTCCATAAAAGT from Lacerta agilis isolate rLacAgi1 chromosome 11, rLacAgi1.pri, whole genome shotgun sequence harbors:
- the SNX24 gene encoding sorting nexin-24; translated protein: MEVFIPSFRYEESELERGYTVFKIEVLMNGRKHFVEKRYSEFHALHKKLKKCIRTPEIPSKHVRNWVPKVLEQRRQGLEAYLQSIILENEELPKIFLDFLSIRHFPSLPKAESCGSFEEIESEESSKLSHQPVLLFLRDPYVLPAANDDFPNVVIEGVLRGLFYPHLQPR